The DNA sequence CGAAAGGTTGACGACAATATCTCCATAGGTCAATGTGTTTTCATTAAACTTACCTGAACGTTTGAGAAGGGCTTGAATCCGCATTTTGAGTTCTTCTAGATAGAAAGGTTTGGTGAGGTAGTCATCCGCTCCCAACTCAAATCCATGTCCCTTATCATCCAAACTCTCTTTAGCAGTCATGATAAGGACTGGTGTTGTAATTCCTTTTTCGCGCAACTCTTTCAAGACTTGGAATCCATTTTTTTCAGGCAACATCAGGTCAAGCAAAATCAAGTCATAGACGCCACTTTCAGCTTCGTAGAGACCTTCTTCTCCATCAAAGACCTGCATGACATCTGCAAAATCATCTAAAAAGTCAAATACTGAGTTTGACAGACCTAGGTCATCTTCTACTAATAAGATTTTTATCATCAGAAACTCCTCCTTGTTATGATTATTATACCAAAATTGCCTTAAAAAAAACTCAACTCTCTCTTGTTTTCAGATAGAAAGTTGAGTTTTTTATTTACATTTCGAACGAATTAAGCTTTAGCATATTGAGCTACAACAGCTTCGACTGCTGCTTTCTCACGCTTAATCAAGTCAACACGCGCTGCGATTTCCTTGATTCCCATACGGATGTTACGGCTAAGAGCTAGGTCAGAAAGTTGTGGTTCAAAGAATTCCTTGTACTCTGCCAAGCGTTGCTCAGTCTTAAATACATGGGCAGGTAGGATAACAAAGCTATCAAAGCTCATATCACCACCAAGAGCTGCCTTGATCCAATCCCAGTTTTCACGCGCCCATACCCAAACAGTTTCTTGAGTTGTTTGATGATCTAGGAACTGGTAATACCAAGCAGACAAGTCTTGTGGTTTCACAACAAACTTATCCTTCCATGAACTAATCAAGGTTTGGATATTGTCAGCATCTGTACTGTATGCTAGAGCAGCTGCCAACTGACGTTTGAAGACAGCATCTGTGGCATGAGTGTAGAGGTCCAGATAAGTTGCGACCAAGTCCTTGGTCTCATGGTGTTTCATTTCATTGATGAGAACTTGAGCACGGATGGCTGCAGGAAGTCCTGCAAGATTTTCCTTGTGAGCTGCAAAGATTTGGCTAGCGACTTGACTAGCTTCTGCATCATTGGAGCGAATCATCATAGAAACGGCCAACTGACGAACCAATTCATCCTCATCTGATTCTCCATCTTTTGCTTCAAAACCAAGACGGTCATAGTTGTGACGAGCCAATTTAGCAACGAGTGTATTAAAGGCTTTCTCAGTCTCTGTTCCTTCATCGATAAAGCGCTCAAGGGCAGAAATCACTTGAGAAACAGCTGAAACCACAAGGTAAGACTCTTCCTTAGCAAGTTTATCAAGGACTGGGAGCAAGTCCGCATAAGAAATGTGACCCGCTTCAGCAAGCAAACGGCGTTCTTGAACGATTTGCAGTTTGCTTGTGTTATCAAGTGTCTCTAACTCAGCAAGAACAGCTTCTAACAAGTCTCCTTGATAGTCGGTAATGTAGTGGGCTGTATTTTCAGTGTTGAGACGAAGGGCTCCTTTATTTTCAGCAAAAAGAGCTGCATAGCCTGGAATTTCGATACTTTCAGTTTCGAGTGTATCTGGCAAGCCTTTCCAGTTGCTGTTGAGTGGCACAACCCAGAGGCGGTTCTTGTCTTCATGCTCACCGATAAAGAATTGTTTTTGCGAAATCTTCAAGACATCATTTTCAACTTTGACAGTAAGAACTGGATATCCAGGCTGTTCCAACCAAGAATCCATGAAGGCTGCGACATCACGTCCTGATGCTTGACCAAGGGCATTCCAAAGGTCACGACCAATTGTATTGCTGTATTGGTGTTTTTCGAAGTATGCATGCAAACCTTTAGCAAAATCCGCATCACCTAGCCAACGACGAAGCATATGCATGAGACGGCTTCCTTTGGCATAGACAATAGCGCCATCAAAGAGCGTATTGATTTCATCTGGGTGTTTGACTTCGACATGAACAGACTGAACACCATCCGTCGCATCGCGTTTAAGCGCAGCTGGAACACCACCTGTTTGGAAATCTTCAAAGATATTCCAACTTGGCTCGATGGCATCCACACAGACGTATTCCATCATGTTAGCGAAGCTTTCATTGAGCCAGAGGTCATCCCACCATTTCATAGTAACGAGGTTTCCAAACCATTGGTGGGCCAACTCATGCGCTACAACTAGGGCAACTTGTTGACGGCTAGCAAAGGTTGAGTTCTCATCTACAACCAAGTAAACTTCACGGTAAGTCACAAGACCCCAGTTTTCCATAGCACCAGCTGAGAAGTCAGGAAGGGCGATGTGAAGTGATTGAGGGATTGGATACTTAACTCCATAGTAATCTTCGTAAAACTCGATCGAGCGAACGGCGATGTCTAGTGAGAAATCAAGGTTAGATAGTGGGTGGGCTTTCGTTGAGTAGACACCGACGAGGGTACCGTTTTTAGTTTTAGCCGTTACCCCTTGCAAATCACCAGCAACAAAGGCCAACAAGTAAGAAGACATGCGAGGTGTTGTCTCAAACTTCCAGATGCCTGTTTCCTTACGGTTTTCAACATCAATTTCTGGCATGTTTGACAAGGCAACTTCACCTTCTGCTTGGTCAAAACGTAGAGAAAGGTCAAAAGTTGCTTTGGCTTCAGGCTCATCCACACATGGGAAGGCTTCACGCGCAAAATGGCTTTCAAACTGAGTAGACAAGACCTCCTTCTTGACACCATCAACTGTGTAGTAAGAAGGGTAAATCCCTGTCATGTTGTCTGTGATTTTACCAGAAAAGTCAAGAACCACTTCAACTTTGCCAGCCTCAGCTAATTCGATATGAAGGGCTTCATTGTCATGGTCAACTGTAAACGGACGAGCTTGACCCGCAACTTCTACAGAAGCGATTTCCAAGTCTTTTTGGTGAAGGGAAATACGATCACTCTGTGCTTGACCAGTAATGGTCACCTTCCCAGAAAAGGTCTTGGTCTCACGACTCAAGTCTAAAAATAAATCATAATGTTCAGGAACAAATTGGGTAATAAAATGTTCAACTGCTTGCATAGTTTTCTCCTATTCTAAGTTTAAGAGTTTTACTCTTCTTCAAACAAACTTATTATATCATGTTTTGCTTTAGAAAAAAGGATTGGACGGTAATTTCCAAAACTTTCTTCCTTCTGGCAGTCTACAGTGGGTAGACCTTACGAAATTCTTCCAAAACGACCTTGCTGTCAGGTGTAAAAGTCAGTCCAGCCTCCCTCATCCACTCGGTGAAAAAGTCCTCATGAACCTGGCGCCAATAGGCTAAAGATTTGTCTCCCTCACCTTCCTTGTAGGCATGGTCTGCAGAAACTTGATGAAAAGGCTGAACGGAAACCTTGGTAATTTCGACAATGCAGACAGCCTGATTTTGACTGTCTAAAATGACATCGAAGGTTCCTTCTTGTGGAAGAGGTTCGTCTTCTAGTGCGTAGAGGTCGTAGACTGAGGCGGTTGCTGTCTTTTCGCCTTTTAAAACCAAATCTGCCAAGAGATCTGCTTCCACTCCAAAAGCCCAGGCGTCTATCTCATCTCCGATAGAGGGGTTAATTTGCTTGTAAATATTCCACATTTCTTGCGGTGTCATAGATCACTCCTTTGTAATTTTTTACTTACTTCTTTTACACGTTTGAGGTGGTCTGGATGATCAATCTCTAAATCAAAAATCTCTGGAATAGAACTATAGTGGATAATACACTTGATACCCATCTGATTCGTTTTTTGTATGAAAGAAGCATTCAGATAGCCTGCTACAGCAAAGTCAATCTTTTTCATCCTTGTTTTATCCTGCATATCTCTCAGCATATCTAACATTATTGGACTTTCCATATCATGCCATTGACTGTTTCTCACAGTC is a window from the Streptococcus oralis genome containing:
- the ciaR gene encoding two-component system response regulator CiaR, which codes for MIKILLVEDDLGLSNSVFDFLDDFADVMQVFDGEEGLYEAESGVYDLILLDLMLPEKNGFQVLKELREKGITTPVLIMTAKESLDDKGHGFELGADDYLTKPFYLEELKMRIQALLKRSGKFNENTLTYGDIVVNLSTNEVKVEDTPVELLGKEFELLVYFLQNQNVILPKTQIFDRLWGFDSDTTISVVEVYVSKVRKKLKGTAFAENLQTLRSVGYILKDVQ
- a CDS encoding ASCH domain-containing protein, encoding MTPQEMWNIYKQINPSIGDEIDAWAFGVEADLLADLVLKGEKTATASVYDLYALEDEPLPQEGTFDVILDSQNQAVCIVEITKVSVQPFHQVSADHAYKEGEGDKSLAYWRQVHEDFFTEWMREAGLTFTPDSKVVLEEFRKVYPL
- a CDS encoding M1 family metallopeptidase codes for the protein MQAVEHFITQFVPEHYDLFLDLSRETKTFSGKVTITGQAQSDRISLHQKDLEIASVEVAGQARPFTVDHDNEALHIELAEAGKVEVVLDFSGKITDNMTGIYPSYYTVDGVKKEVLSTQFESHFAREAFPCVDEPEAKATFDLSLRFDQAEGEVALSNMPEIDVENRKETGIWKFETTPRMSSYLLAFVAGDLQGVTAKTKNGTLVGVYSTKAHPLSNLDFSLDIAVRSIEFYEDYYGVKYPIPQSLHIALPDFSAGAMENWGLVTYREVYLVVDENSTFASRQQVALVVAHELAHQWFGNLVTMKWWDDLWLNESFANMMEYVCVDAIEPSWNIFEDFQTGGVPAALKRDATDGVQSVHVEVKHPDEINTLFDGAIVYAKGSRLMHMLRRWLGDADFAKGLHAYFEKHQYSNTIGRDLWNALGQASGRDVAAFMDSWLEQPGYPVLTVKVENDVLKISQKQFFIGEHEDKNRLWVVPLNSNWKGLPDTLETESIEIPGYAALFAENKGALRLNTENTAHYITDYQGDLLEAVLAELETLDNTSKLQIVQERRLLAEAGHISYADLLPVLDKLAKEESYLVVSAVSQVISALERFIDEGTETEKAFNTLVAKLARHNYDRLGFEAKDGESDEDELVRQLAVSMMIRSNDAEASQVASQIFAAHKENLAGLPAAIRAQVLINEMKHHETKDLVATYLDLYTHATDAVFKRQLAAALAYSTDADNIQTLISSWKDKFVVKPQDLSAWYYQFLDHQTTQETVWVWARENWDWIKAALGGDMSFDSFVILPAHVFKTEQRLAEYKEFFEPQLSDLALSRNIRMGIKEIAARVDLIKREKAAVEAVVAQYAKA